A DNA window from Camelina sativa cultivar DH55 chromosome 13, Cs, whole genome shotgun sequence contains the following coding sequences:
- the LOC104736903 gene encoding peroxidase 37-like — protein MTSSLIKLGFVVLLLQVSLSHAQLSPTFYDKTCPQVFDIATKTIRDALRSDPRIAASILRLHFHDCFVNGCDASILLDNTTSFRTEKDAFGNAKSARGFDVIDKMKAAVEKACPRTVSCADLLTIAAQESVVLAGGPSWMVPGGRRDGLRGFMDLANDNLPAPFFTLKQLKDSFKKVGLELPSDLVALSGAHTFGKNQCQFIMDRLYNFSNTGLPDPTLDKSYLSTLRKQCPRNGNQSVLVDFDLRTPTLFDNKYYVNLKENKGLIQSDQELFSSPDAKDTIPLVRAYADGQGKFFDAFVKAMIRMGNLSPLTGKQGEIRLNCRVVNSKPKIMDVVDADDFVSSM, from the exons ATGACTTCCTCTTTGATAAAATTGggatttgttgttcttcttcttcaagtatcATTGTCTCACGCTCAACTAAGCCCTACCTTTTACGATAAAACATGTCCACAAGTCTTTGACATTGCGACCAAAACCATTCGCGATGCTCTGAGATCAGACCCTCGTATCGCTGCAAGCATCCTTCGTCTTCATTTCCACGACTGCTTTGTTAAT ggatgtGATGCGTCGATATTGTTAGACAACACAACATCGTTTAGGACGGAGAAGGACGCCTTTGGGAACGCTAAATCAGCCCGGGGTTTCGATGTGATCGATAAAATGAAGGCTGCCGTAGAGAAAGCATGTCCAAGAACCGTTTCATGTGCTGATTTGCTCACCATCGCGGCTCAAGAATCTGTTGTTTTG GCGGGAGGACCTTCATGGATGGTTCCAGGTGGAAGAAGAGACGGCTTAAGAGGTTTTATGGATCTTGCTAATGATAACCTTCCAGCTCCATTCTTTACCCTTAAACAACTTAAGGATAGCTTCAAAAAAGTAGGACTCGAGCTTCCTTCTGATCTCGTTGCTCTTTCCG GTGCTCACACCTTTGGCAAAAACCAATGTCAGTTCATAATGGATCGGCTTTACAACTTCAGTAACACCGGTTTACCTGACCCAACTCTTGACAAATCTTACCTCAGCACGCTTAGAAAACAATGTCCACGTAATGGAAACCAAAGTGTCTTGGTAGATTTTGACTTACGTACGCCAACACTATTTGACAACAAATACTACGTGAATCTCAAAGAGAACAAAGGTCTTATCCAGAGCGACCAAGAGTTATTCTCAAGCCCTGACGCTAAAGACACTATCCCGTTAGTCCGAGCATACGCTGATGGTCAAGGGAAATTTTTCGATGCGTTTGTGAAGGCAATGATAAGGATGGGAAACCTTTCACCATTAACAGGGAAGCAAGGAGAAATTAGATTGAACTGTAGAGTGGTGAATTCGAAACCCAAAATCATGGATGTGGTTGATGCTGATGATTTTGTCAGCTCAATGTGA
- the LOC104736904 gene encoding nitrilase-like protein 2, whose product MNVYFVPLGFTKPPSLFTRVTLSAQTPLAMATVNKTVRVAAAQMTSVNDLMANFATCSRLVQEAALAGAKLICFPENFSFVGDKQGESVKIAEPLDGPVIQRYCSLARDSNIWLSLGGFQERFDDTHLCNTHVVIDDAGIIRDTYQKMHLFDVDVPGGSSYKESSFTVPGTKIVSLDSPIGRLGLTVCYDLRFPKIYQQLRFDHRAQVLLVPSAFTKVTGEAHWEILLRARAIETQCYVIAAAQAGKHNEKRESYGDTLIIDPWGTVIGRLPDRISTGIVVADIDFALIDSVRTNMPIDKQRVSIDL is encoded by the exons ATGAACGTTTACTTTGTTCCTCTCGGCTTCACGAAACCACCTTCTCTATTTACACGCGTCACTCTCTCTGCTCAGACTCCTCTAGCCATGGCCACAGTAAACAAAACAGTTCGTGTCGCAGCAGCTCAGATGACATCAGTGAATGATCTCATGGCCAATTTCGCCACTTGCTCTCGACTCGTTCAA GAGGCAGCATTGGCCGGTGCGAAGCTGATTTGCTTCCCTGAGAACTTCTCCTTTGTGGGAGATAAACAAGGGGAAAGTGTGAAAATCGCTGAACCATTAGATGGGCCAGTGATTCAACGGTATTGCTCTCTAGCCAG GGATTCTAATATATGGTTGTCTCTTGGAGGCTTTCAAGAGAGATTTGATGATACCCATTTGTGTAATACACATGTTGTGATCGATGATGCTGGGATCATCCGGGATACTTATCAGAAAATGCATTT GTTTGATGTTGATGTTCCTGGTGGAAGCTCGTACAAGGAAAGCAGCTTTACGGTTCCAG GGACAAAGATTGTTTCCCTAGACAGCCCTATTGGGCGCTTAGGCCTTACTGTATGCTACGATTTGAGGTTTCCTAAGATTTATCAGCAACTGAGATTCGATCACAGAGCTCAG GTTTTACTAGTACCATCAGCTTTCACCAAGGTCACTGGTGAGGCACACTGGGAGATTCTTCTTCGAGCCCGGGCAATTGAAACACAATGTTAT GTCATAGCTGCTGCTCAAGCTGGAAAGCAtaatgagaaaagagaaagttaTGGGGACACACTGATCATTGATCCGTGGGGAACTGTAATTGGAAGATTACCCG ATCGTATTTCAACTGGCATTGTCGTGGCAGATATAGATTTTGCACTTATTGACTCAGTGAGAACAAACATGCCTATTGATAAG CAACGGGTCTCAATAGATCTCTGA